In the Syngnathus scovelli strain Florida chromosome 8, RoL_Ssco_1.2, whole genome shotgun sequence genome, one interval contains:
- the cd302 gene encoding CD302 antigen isoform X2 has translation MELPQKSGRPSLSLSCCLCVFLLQLQAAWMGDCPADGRTWVPFQDRCYHFVHGDEDKLKVYNFEAAKSLCPKSELLSIQSAEENDFVVKYSPEVWKGKVNLWLGMYYDTNSEGMMWLDEEPVKFTNWEPGSSPSDFVPMETCVALHSDTGKWERVSCLDDIENGIVCETAQTVDAKQKGNAVLSVLVIFSVFVIMAVSAVLWFLYQRQHLGSSIITAFEYHPPFRAPDADRSCLVDAEEFDGGA, from the exons ATGGAGTTACCGCAGAAAAGTGGTCGTCCTTCTTTGTCCCTGTCGtgctgcttgtgtgtgtttcttcTCCAGCTGCAGGCTGCTTGGATGGGGG ACTGTCCTGCCGATGGACGTACCTGGGTTCCCTTTCAAGACAGATGCTACCACTTTGTCCACGGAGATGAGGACAAACTCAAAGTGTATAATTTTGAGGCAGCCAAAAGCCTCTGCCCAAAATCTG AGCTGCTGTCCATCCAGAGTGCTGAGGAGAATGACTTTGTGGTTAAATATAGTCCCGAGGTGTGGAAAGGCAAAGTCAATCTGTGGCTTGGGATGTATTATGATACAAACA GTGAGGGCATGATGTGGCTTGATGAGGAGCCGGTCAAGTTTACCAACTGGGAACCGGGCTCGTCCCCGTCGGACTTTGTGCCCATGGAAACGTGCGTGGCTTTGCACAGCGACACGGGCAAGTGGGAACGCGTCAGCTGCTTGGATGATATAGAAAACGGCATCGTCTGTGAGACGGCTCAGA CAGTGGATGCCAAACAAA AAGGCAACGCCGTGCTGTCCGTGTTGGTCATCTTCAGCGTCTTTGTCATCATGGCCGTCTCCGCCGTGCTTTGGTTCCTGTACCAGAGGCAACACCTGGGCTCCTCCATCATCACAGCGTTCGAGTACCACCCGCCGTTCAGAGCGCCCGACGCTGACCGCTCCTGCCTGGTGGACGCGGAGGAGTTTGATGGCGGAGCGTAG
- the cd302 gene encoding CD302 antigen isoform X1 encodes MELPQKSGRPSLSLSCCLCVFLLQLQAAWMGDCPADGRTWVPFQDRCYHFVHGDEDKLKVYNFEAAKSLCPKSELLSIQSAEENDFVVKYSPEVWKGKVNLWLGMYYDTNSEGMMWLDEEPVKFTNWEPGSSPSDFVPMETCVALHSDTGKWERVSCLDDIENGIVCETAQKAVDAKQKGNAVLSVLVIFSVFVIMAVSAVLWFLYQRQHLGSSIITAFEYHPPFRAPDADRSCLVDAEEFDGGA; translated from the exons ATGGAGTTACCGCAGAAAAGTGGTCGTCCTTCTTTGTCCCTGTCGtgctgcttgtgtgtgtttcttcTCCAGCTGCAGGCTGCTTGGATGGGGG ACTGTCCTGCCGATGGACGTACCTGGGTTCCCTTTCAAGACAGATGCTACCACTTTGTCCACGGAGATGAGGACAAACTCAAAGTGTATAATTTTGAGGCAGCCAAAAGCCTCTGCCCAAAATCTG AGCTGCTGTCCATCCAGAGTGCTGAGGAGAATGACTTTGTGGTTAAATATAGTCCCGAGGTGTGGAAAGGCAAAGTCAATCTGTGGCTTGGGATGTATTATGATACAAACA GTGAGGGCATGATGTGGCTTGATGAGGAGCCGGTCAAGTTTACCAACTGGGAACCGGGCTCGTCCCCGTCGGACTTTGTGCCCATGGAAACGTGCGTGGCTTTGCACAGCGACACGGGCAAGTGGGAACGCGTCAGCTGCTTGGATGATATAGAAAACGGCATCGTCTGTGAGACGGCTCAGA AAGCAGTGGATGCCAAACAAA AAGGCAACGCCGTGCTGTCCGTGTTGGTCATCTTCAGCGTCTTTGTCATCATGGCCGTCTCCGCCGTGCTTTGGTTCCTGTACCAGAGGCAACACCTGGGCTCCTCCATCATCACAGCGTTCGAGTACCACCCGCCGTTCAGAGCGCCCGACGCTGACCGCTCCTGCCTGGTGGACGCGGAGGAGTTTGATGGCGGAGCGTAG
- the LOC125973568 gene encoding RNA-binding motif, single-stranded-interacting protein 1 isoform X2: MPSIQSPVSLLSHPMAPPSPSNNSSTTNNSNSSSSSTAGWDQLSKTNLYIRGLSPSMTDHDLVKLCQPYGKIVSTKAILDKTTNTCKGYGFVDFDSPTAAQKAVAALKCSGVQAQMAKQQEQDPTNLYISNLPLSMDEQELENMLKRFGQVISTRILRDSSGASRGVGFARMESTEKCNAVISQFNGKFIKMPAGVPAPAEPLLCKFADGGQKKRQSQNKFVHNGRGWLRDGNARLAGMTLTYDPSAAAMQNEFFPPAYSISNRMIAHMPLSTYMSPVSAYQVQNPSWMPHQPYIMQHPGAVISPSMEPSLSLQPTSLMTPLAQQMSHMSLGNAGAFLGATPPMPGAYIPQYTHMQPAAVPAEENGVAPHVDTPGSASSYAYQQAK; encoded by the exons ATGCCGTCTATTCAG tcACCAGTTAGCCTCCTGTCTCATCCCATGGCTCCACCCAGCCCAAGTAACAACAGCAGCACCAccaacaacagcaacagcagcagtagcagcactgCAGGCTGGGATCAACTCAGCAAGACCAACCTCTACATCCGAGGCTTGTCCCCATCCATGACGGACCATGACCTGGTTAAACTCTGTCAGCC CTATGGCAAAATCGTCTCAACAAAGGCCATCCTGGACAAGACGACCAACACATGCAAAG GTTATGGCTTTGTGGATTTTGATAGTCCCACTGCAGCTCAGAAAGCTGTGGCTGCCCTAAAGTGCAGTGGGGTTCAAGCTCAGATGGCAAAG CAACAAGAACAAGACCCAACCAACTTGTATATCTCCAACCTGCCACTGTCGATGGACGAGCAGGAGCTGGAGAACATGCTGAAACGCTTTGGCCAGGTCATATCAACACGCATCTTGAGGGACTCGAGCGGAGCCAGCAGAGGAGTGGGCTTCGCCAG GATGGAGTCGACCGAAAAATGCAACGCCGTCATTTCTCAATTCAACGGCAAATTCATCAAGATGCCCGCCGGTGTACCGG CACCTGCTGAACCTTTGCTCTGCAAGTTTGCCGACGGTGGGCAGAAAAAGCGACAAAGCCAAAACAAGTTCGTGCACAATGGTCGAGGTTGGCTCAGAGATGGAAACGCCAGACTG GCTGGTATGACACTCACGTACGATCCTAGCGCAGCCGCAATGCAAAACGA ATTCTTCCCACCGGCGTACAGCATTTCAAACAGGATGATTGCCCACATGCCCTTGTCCACGTACATGTCTCCGGTTTCAGCATATCAG GTGCAGAACCCGTCGTGGATGCCTCATCAGCCCTACATCATGCAGCACCCT GGTGCAGTCATATCGCCCTCTATGGAGCCATCACTGTCATTGCAGCCTACGTCCCTGATGACTCCCTTGGCACAGCAAATGAGTCATATGTCTTTGGGCAATGCAGGAGCG TTCTTGGGTGCCACCCCTCCCATGCCCGGTGCTTACATCCCTCAGTACACGCACATGCAGCCAGCAGCTGTTCCCGCAGAA GAAAACGGAGTGGCGCCTCACGTGGACACACCCGGCAGCGCTTCGTCGTACGCCTACCAACAAGCCAAGTAG
- the LOC125973568 gene encoding RNA-binding motif, single-stranded-interacting protein 1 isoform X3 has product MAPPSPSNNSSTTNNSNSSSSSTAGWDQLSKTNLYIRGLSPSMTDHDLVKLCQPYGKIVSTKAILDKTTNTCKGYGFVDFDSPTAAQKAVAALKCSGVQAQMAKQQEQDPTNLYISNLPLSMDEQELENMLKRFGQVISTRILRDSSGASRGVGFARMESTEKCNAVISQFNGKFIKMPAGVPAPAEPLLCKFADGGQKKRQSQNKFVHNGRGWLRDGNARLAGMTLTYDPSAAAMQNEFFPPAYSISNRMIAHMPLSTYMSPVSAYQVQNPSWMPHQPYIMQHPGAVISPSMEPSLSLQPTSLMTPLAQQMSHMSLGNAGAFLGATPPMPGAYIPQYTHMQPAAVPAEENGVAPHVDTPGSASSYAYQQAK; this is encoded by the exons ATGGCTCCACCCAGCCCAAGTAACAACAGCAGCACCAccaacaacagcaacagcagcagtagcagcactgCAGGCTGGGATCAACTCAGCAAGACCAACCTCTACATCCGAGGCTTGTCCCCATCCATGACGGACCATGACCTGGTTAAACTCTGTCAGCC CTATGGCAAAATCGTCTCAACAAAGGCCATCCTGGACAAGACGACCAACACATGCAAAG GTTATGGCTTTGTGGATTTTGATAGTCCCACTGCAGCTCAGAAAGCTGTGGCTGCCCTAAAGTGCAGTGGGGTTCAAGCTCAGATGGCAAAG CAACAAGAACAAGACCCAACCAACTTGTATATCTCCAACCTGCCACTGTCGATGGACGAGCAGGAGCTGGAGAACATGCTGAAACGCTTTGGCCAGGTCATATCAACACGCATCTTGAGGGACTCGAGCGGAGCCAGCAGAGGAGTGGGCTTCGCCAG GATGGAGTCGACCGAAAAATGCAACGCCGTCATTTCTCAATTCAACGGCAAATTCATCAAGATGCCCGCCGGTGTACCGG CACCTGCTGAACCTTTGCTCTGCAAGTTTGCCGACGGTGGGCAGAAAAAGCGACAAAGCCAAAACAAGTTCGTGCACAATGGTCGAGGTTGGCTCAGAGATGGAAACGCCAGACTG GCTGGTATGACACTCACGTACGATCCTAGCGCAGCCGCAATGCAAAACGA ATTCTTCCCACCGGCGTACAGCATTTCAAACAGGATGATTGCCCACATGCCCTTGTCCACGTACATGTCTCCGGTTTCAGCATATCAG GTGCAGAACCCGTCGTGGATGCCTCATCAGCCCTACATCATGCAGCACCCT GGTGCAGTCATATCGCCCTCTATGGAGCCATCACTGTCATTGCAGCCTACGTCCCTGATGACTCCCTTGGCACAGCAAATGAGTCATATGTCTTTGGGCAATGCAGGAGCG TTCTTGGGTGCCACCCCTCCCATGCCCGGTGCTTACATCCCTCAGTACACGCACATGCAGCCAGCAGCTGTTCCCGCAGAA GAAAACGGAGTGGCGCCTCACGTGGACACACCCGGCAGCGCTTCGTCGTACGCCTACCAACAAGCCAAGTAG
- the LOC125973568 gene encoding RNA-binding motif, single-stranded-interacting protein 1 isoform X1, with product MIFSNTGNPLRTQFRKQSPVSLLSHPMAPPSPSNNSSTTNNSNSSSSSTAGWDQLSKTNLYIRGLSPSMTDHDLVKLCQPYGKIVSTKAILDKTTNTCKGYGFVDFDSPTAAQKAVAALKCSGVQAQMAKQQEQDPTNLYISNLPLSMDEQELENMLKRFGQVISTRILRDSSGASRGVGFARMESTEKCNAVISQFNGKFIKMPAGVPAPAEPLLCKFADGGQKKRQSQNKFVHNGRGWLRDGNARLAGMTLTYDPSAAAMQNEFFPPAYSISNRMIAHMPLSTYMSPVSAYQVQNPSWMPHQPYIMQHPGAVISPSMEPSLSLQPTSLMTPLAQQMSHMSLGNAGAFLGATPPMPGAYIPQYTHMQPAAVPAEENGVAPHVDTPGSASSYAYQQAK from the exons ATGATTTTTTCTAATACTGGAAACCCACTAAGGACTCAGTTTCGCAAACAG tcACCAGTTAGCCTCCTGTCTCATCCCATGGCTCCACCCAGCCCAAGTAACAACAGCAGCACCAccaacaacagcaacagcagcagtagcagcactgCAGGCTGGGATCAACTCAGCAAGACCAACCTCTACATCCGAGGCTTGTCCCCATCCATGACGGACCATGACCTGGTTAAACTCTGTCAGCC CTATGGCAAAATCGTCTCAACAAAGGCCATCCTGGACAAGACGACCAACACATGCAAAG GTTATGGCTTTGTGGATTTTGATAGTCCCACTGCAGCTCAGAAAGCTGTGGCTGCCCTAAAGTGCAGTGGGGTTCAAGCTCAGATGGCAAAG CAACAAGAACAAGACCCAACCAACTTGTATATCTCCAACCTGCCACTGTCGATGGACGAGCAGGAGCTGGAGAACATGCTGAAACGCTTTGGCCAGGTCATATCAACACGCATCTTGAGGGACTCGAGCGGAGCCAGCAGAGGAGTGGGCTTCGCCAG GATGGAGTCGACCGAAAAATGCAACGCCGTCATTTCTCAATTCAACGGCAAATTCATCAAGATGCCCGCCGGTGTACCGG CACCTGCTGAACCTTTGCTCTGCAAGTTTGCCGACGGTGGGCAGAAAAAGCGACAAAGCCAAAACAAGTTCGTGCACAATGGTCGAGGTTGGCTCAGAGATGGAAACGCCAGACTG GCTGGTATGACACTCACGTACGATCCTAGCGCAGCCGCAATGCAAAACGA ATTCTTCCCACCGGCGTACAGCATTTCAAACAGGATGATTGCCCACATGCCCTTGTCCACGTACATGTCTCCGGTTTCAGCATATCAG GTGCAGAACCCGTCGTGGATGCCTCATCAGCCCTACATCATGCAGCACCCT GGTGCAGTCATATCGCCCTCTATGGAGCCATCACTGTCATTGCAGCCTACGTCCCTGATGACTCCCTTGGCACAGCAAATGAGTCATATGTCTTTGGGCAATGCAGGAGCG TTCTTGGGTGCCACCCCTCCCATGCCCGGTGCTTACATCCCTCAGTACACGCACATGCAGCCAGCAGCTGTTCCCGCAGAA GAAAACGGAGTGGCGCCTCACGTGGACACACCCGGCAGCGCTTCGTCGTACGCCTACCAACAAGCCAAGTAG